The DNA region CCGCTGTATTATGAATTTTGCTTGGCATATTCAGTGTATTTGTATACCTTTCTAGTATTATAACAAACAGATTACAGTCTGCACACGAAACCAATGTTCGCCAGGAAGGTTAACTGTATAGGTTAACTATACAGGCAGAGTTTACCGAGGATATGAGACAGCGGTGAAGGTTAGCCCCGCCAGGCGGCCAGCGCCAGCAGCGCCCAACCAGCCACGAACGCCATCCCGCCCAGCGGCGCCACCGCACCCAGCCAGCGCAACCCGGTCAGGCTCAGGACGTACAGGCTGCCGGAGAAGAGGATCACCCCGGCCACGAACAGCCAGCCTGCCCAGGGCAGTAGCGGGCTGCTCCAGCGGGTAGCCGCCCAGGCCACCGCCAGCAGCGCCAGGGCATGCGCCATGTGGTAGCGGTTGGCCGTCTCGTAAGGTCCCTGCAGGTCAGGCCGGGCGGCGAAGTGCGCCGCCAACCCGTGCGATCCGAAGGCTCCCAGCGCCACCGCCAGGACGCCCAGCACCCCCGCGATTACGGTGAATATTCGTTCCACTGCTG from Anaerolineae bacterium includes:
- a CDS encoding DUF423 domain-containing protein, which encodes MRNAAAVERIFTVIAGVLGVLAVALGAFGSHGLAAHFAARPDLQGPYETANRYHMAHALALLAVAWAATRWSSPLLPWAGWLFVAGVILFSGSLYVLSLTGLRWLGAVAPLGGMAFVAGWALLALAAWRG